In Truepera sp., the sequence GGCGCCGCGCCGCACGTGCTCGTAGATTCCGATGCAAGTAAGGCATCCACGGCCAGGCTCTCACGAGGCCGGCAGGGTGTACGCTACTTCCGACCAACCCAACCTCTGAACCATGCTCCACCTGACGTGCGGCTGTTCTTCCGCGCCGCCATCCGCGTGTTCGAGGACGCCATGACATAACACCGGCGAAAGCGTAAAGCACGAACCGGCGAAAACGTGGCCTTCTGCTGTGGTGGGCGGCTTCACCTTAGGCGTGAGTTGCTGGTGCGGTCGGTGCCTCGTCATAGCGCCAACCTTGTGAACTGTTGTAAAGGCGCTCGGGCGATATCCGCTTGATGCGATACTCAGTCTCGTCGAGTCAGGTGCGGTTGAGGCCATTCCATGCGTCCAGGAGAGGGTTCGAGCCGAACACACCTATGCTGGATCCGCCACACGGCAGGCTGATTCAATTGCGTGAGCGGCTTCGCCCGGTCGGGAACACCACCTGAGCGGGCTCGGGAGAGCTTCACGGATGTTCGGGCATGGATCCGGAGCCCATCGAATGCGCGCTTGACCGGCAAGTGCTCTCCGGGACGACGCAAATGTGGGGGCCAAGGACTGTGGTGTCCCTAGGGGACGTGCTCCTTCTAATCGTTTTTCATACTTCCAGAATCCAGACGGTTGTGAGGGAAGTCCCGGGACCGATTTGAGATGAAAGCTTACGCGCCGCCATAGCACCTGCCATGGGTTGAAACACCCCTTCACTCGAATCCTGGGGTTTTCGGACTTCCCATCTTGGAGGAGCCACGACTCCCGTTTCTCATCGAGATCTCGCAGAACAACCCGATTAAGAAAGCCTTAGGAACGTCAACAACCATACCCTGTTACGCGAGGCGAGAACGCCGGAAAGTGTTAACACTCCGACCTGTCCAGCAGTTGACCACCAAGCCTTACGCCTCGGCTTCTGTCAACACCCACATGCGCGCGAGCGGAATCTCGACACGCACTTCCTCCGGCAGGCGTTCGTAGTTGTCCTGGATAGCGTCGATAACATCGTCCGCGGTCCAGAGCCGCACCTCGAAGAAGAGTTCGCGGGTACGCCTTAGCACGCTAGTCTTGAAGCCACCCCAGCTCACGAACAGTCCACGGTCGGCGTTGAATCGGCGAAGCACGCCTTGCAGTTCGCGAACGGCGCTCTCCCCTTCGGGGCTCTCGGAGGATTTGACCTGGACGGCCAGGCGCGGTGGGTCGAAGCCCATCGGCCCGCGTCCCGCGACGATGTCGACACCGCCGTCTGCGCCAGCGTCGGTCCTTGCCGTCACGTATCCTTGGGCGGCGAGGATTGCGTCTATGAGGCGTTCGAAGTCCTCTCCTTTGAAGCGGTGAGCGATGCGGGCGCGGATTCGATCGCGCGCCACGACCTGAATGCTAACTTCAGGCTCGGCCTCGGGCTGAGCGTCCCCTGCTTCCGGCAGCGGCGGCTTGGGGGTTGACCTGTCGCCGACCATAGCGCGGATGCGTTCCTCGGCATTGTTGCGCTTGATAGCGCATACGGTCATGAAGGCGCCGAAGGAGTAGAGCAGATCCTGGTCGATGGAAGAGCGGGGCACGTCGGTTCTGAGCCACGTGACCGGCCTTGTGTGGCGAGCGCCAGGTGGATTACCAGGCTGATACTTATACGGTCCTGAGATGCGGCCGAATGCGATGGCGGGTTGGCTCTTCAGCGGCAGCGCTACGAGGTCGTCCTTCTGGATGCGGCTGGCGAATGTCCACAGCTGCCCGGCTCGATTGGTGACAGTCGCCTCGCCGTCATCGGGGTAGGCGGCCCGCAACATGCCCTTGACATCCTCCCGGCTCTTCGCGGTGCTCAAGTCGCCGACGTTTCGGAAGTCGATTGCGACTACGCCACTCTCGATGGCGAAATCCTCGTTCTCGCCGTCGCTCCCTGCTCGTACCATCCAAAGTGCCATGCCGGCAGCATAGCGAGGCTGCCGCGCAACCGGGTTGGAGTACTTCGCTTTCCGGTCGTGGACCGCCCGATGACAACTCAAATGCCCCGGAAAAGGCGACACTCTTATCCCGCGAGTGGCCGTGGGGAACAACCTTCCGCTTGTGCTTCCCGCGAGCGGAAGCAACGGCCAAGCTCTACTGCTGCTCGCCGCTACCTCGAGCTTGGTGTTCGACTTCGCGGCGCGCCAAGCCGTTGGCGGTTCCCACTTGAACTACTTCATCTTGGAGCAGCTTCCGATACCTGGCCCAACGGATATTTCTGATGACGAGGCCCGGTGGGTCATGTGCCATGCCGCGTTCCTTGCAGCGACGGACCTGACATCACTAGCGGCACTTGCATCGTCTGGTACTCCAAGTTGGATTGAGGCGGACCGCTGGAGGCGCCGGGCGTCGCTGGACGCGTACTTCTTCGAACTCTACGGCTTAGGCACGGAAGACGCTGCATCTGTCCTTGACAGCTTCCCGACGCTTGCGCGGCGCGAGCTTCAATCGCTTGGTGAATACCGAACGAAACGGCTCGTTCTTGAGGCCCTATTGGAACGGCCATGGCAGCCCGGAAGCAACAACGTTTGAGGTGAGGAGAGCAAGCTGGTGATGAGCTACTTGCGCTCAATGTCTCTGAACGATGCGATGACTGAGCTACTGGTTCGAAAGTCCCCAAGCTCCGCAACCTCTCGACGCTTAGTTACCTCGAAGGTGCTCAAGACATACGCGACATCGTCTTCACACAGGCCGTAGAGATGGAAGCAGAACGCGTCTAGCTCACTGCGGCGCGCGCTTCGCGAAGTCGGGTCC encodes:
- a CDS encoding restriction endonuclease, with translation MSPFPGHLSCHRAVHDRKAKYSNPVARQPRYAAGMALWMVRAGSDGENEDFAIESGVVAIDFRNVGDLSTAKSREDVKGMLRAAYPDDGEATVTNRAGQLWTFASRIQKDDLVALPLKSQPAIAFGRISGPYKYQPGNPPGARHTRPVTWLRTDVPRSSIDQDLLYSFGAFMTVCAIKRNNAEERIRAMVGDRSTPKPPLPEAGDAQPEAEPEVSIQVVARDRIRARIAHRFKGEDFERLIDAILAAQGYVTARTDAGADGGVDIVAGRGPMGFDPPRLAVQVKSSESPEGESAVRELQGVLRRFNADRGLFVSWGGFKTSVLRRTRELFFEVRLWTADDVIDAIQDNYERLPEEVRVEIPLARMWVLTEAEA